The DNA window CGCACCGGGGATGATCGTGGACGCCAACGTGCTCCTCTACGCGCGCAACGCCGCCGACCCGCACCACGACGCGGCCCGGGAGTGGCTGGAAGGCGCGCTCAACGGCGACACCCGCGTGGGGTTGGCCTGGCAGTCGCTGACCGCCTTCCTGCGCATCGCGACCAACCCCCGGGCCTTCCCCGACCCCCTGTCGCCCGAGCAGGCGTGGCGCCAGGTCGAGGCGTGGCTGGACGCGCCCAGCGCCTGGGTGCCCCACCCCACCGAGCAGTACCGTCGGGTGCTCGGCCGCCTCGTTCGCAACCACGAGGTGCGGGGCGCACTGG is part of the Egibacteraceae bacterium genome and encodes:
- a CDS encoding type II toxin-antitoxin system VapC family toxin — encoded protein: MIVDANVLLYARNAADPHHDAAREWLEGALNGDTRVGLAWQSLTAFLRIATNPRAFPDPLSPEQAWRQVEAWLDAPSAWVPHPTEQYRRVLGRLVRNHEVRGALVTDAQLAALAIDHGVELVSTDPDFGRFPELRWVDPLA